One stretch of Cryptococcus neoformans var. neoformans B-3501A chromosome 5, whole genome shotgun sequence DNA includes these proteins:
- a CDS encoding hypothetical protein (HMMPfam hit to XAP5, XAP5 protein, score: 417.4, E(): 1.7e-122) — protein sequence MSGPPEESLRHLILAKQREKEAAEHQRQKEALLKESQRDHTADRFVGVSENLDERLIKTTVGLVTLSDFKKTKDDLEEQQRKLAAQVQSEKIASAAKVKKARKKERTSKLSFADEEEENEDETSTGGVKRLREDEGDAHVRKKFTKNPGVDTSFLPDRNRELQEAEERERLRKEWLEQQEKIKAESIEITYSYWDGSGHRKAVECKKGDDIATFLAKCRQQFPELRGTSVENLMYIKEDLIIPHHYTFYDFIINKARGKSGPLFNFDVHDDVRLIQDATVEKDESHAGKVVERSWYNRFKHIFPASRWEVYDPDKDYGSYRIA from the exons ATGTCTGGACCACCAGAGGAAAGCCTCAGGCATCTCATTCTAGCCAAACagcgagaaaaggaggct GCTGAGCATCAGCGTCAAAAGGAAGCATTGCTGAAG GAATCACAAAGAGACCATACTGCTGATCGTTTTGTTGGCGTCTCTGAGAATCTGGACGAGCGTCTTATTAAGACAACAGTTGGTTTAGTTACGCTTTCAGACTTCAAGAAAACAAAAGATGATTTAGAAGAGCAACAACGTAAGCTGGCTGCTCAGGTACAGTCAGAAAAAAT TGCCTCTGCCGCTAAGGtaaaaaaggcaaggaagaaagaaaggacATCAAAACTATCCTTCgcagacgaggaggaagaaaatgaagatgaaactTCGACGGGAGGAGTAAAAAGGCtcagagaagatgaag GTGACGCACATGTTAGAAAGAAGTTTACGAAAAACCCTGGAGTGGACACTTCGTTCTTGCCAGATAGAAACAGGGAATTGCAAGAGGCCGAGGAACGGGAAAGGCTCCGTAAAGAGTGGTTAGAGCAGCAGGAAAAAATCAAGGCAGAGTCAATTGAGATTACTTACTCGTACTGGGATGGTAGCGGTCATCGAAAAGCCGTTGAG TGTAAAAAAGGAGACGACATTGCTACATTTTTAGCTAAATGTCGCCAACAATTTCCAGAATTGCGCGGGACTAGCGTGGAGAATCTCATGTATATCAAG GAGGATCTAATCATACCACAT CATTATACTTTTTACGACTTCATAATAAACAAAGCACGGGGGAAATCTGGGCCGCTTTTCAACTTCGACGTACATGATGATGTCCGTCTCATACAAGACGCTACTGTCGAGAAAGATGAG TCTCACGCAGGCAAAGTTGTGGAGAGGTCGTGGTATAATCGATTCAAACAT ATCTTTCCTGCATCTAGATGGGAG GTTTATGACCCAGACAAGGACTACGGCTCCTAT CGGATCGCCTGA
- a CDS encoding hypothetical protein (Match to ESTs gb|CF188058.1|CF188058, gb|CF188059.1|CF188059): MSPRYDDPYNDSYSHQERQYASDASFADARAQYGQSYAYHDANPYEAELQYPSYPTDPSSGEYLNDSSTEKVPGNVRYESTERAQPGRSGLRRPATSFAGLGPPPRSTGILRVWRKDERGKQWSRGGGIRTSLRFCCCCVTIAILVIISIILAILLYVRPPSVALNSVTVGSDPVSLTSDGLTVSFDLSISVSNPNWFDANFKEITATARYPGNNTNTFGGGTLYNLDFKGYTQSTFNFPFTLNYTLAKDPNKVILNDLIEKCGISGGSAQDITVDYDLNLKLKILGITIDPTVSNSASFECPITASDIESIIGSSS; the protein is encoded by the exons ATGTCTCCCCGGTACGACGACCCCTACAATGACTCTTATTCCCACCAAGAGCGACAGTACGCTTCCGACGCCAGCTTCGCTGATGCTCGTGCCCAGTATGGCCAGTCATACGCCTATCATGATGCTAATCCGTACGAAGCGGAATTACAATACCCCTCATACCCTACAGACCCTTCATCCGGAGAGTATTTAAATGACTCTAGCACGGAAAAGGTCCCAGGAAACGTTCGATATGAAAGCACTGAGAGAGCTCAACCCGGTCGCTCTGGGTTACGCAGACCAGCAACCTCTTTTGCTGGGCTCGGACCCCCGCCCAGAAGCACCGGCATTCTTCGAGTCTG gaggaaggacgAAAGAGGTAAACAGTGGTCGAGA GGAGGTGGTATTAGAACGTCGTTGCggttctgctgctgctgcgtGACAATTGCGATCTTAGTGATCATCAGCATTATTTTGGCCATTTTGCTG TACGTTCGACCGCCTAGCGTGGCCCTTAACAGTGTTACTGTCGGGTCAGATCCTGTATCTTTGACTTCCGATGGTCTGACTGTCAGCTTCGATCTAAGCATCAG TGTTTCCAACCCAAATTGGTTCGATGCCAACTTCAAAGAGATCACCGCTACAGCTCGCTATCCGGGCAACAATACGAACACTTTTGGTGGCGGCACGTTGTACAACCTTGACTTCAAGGGCTACACACAATCGACCTTCAATTTTCCCTTTACGCTCAA TTACACGCTCGCCAAAGACCCTAACAAGGTAATTTTGAACGACCTCATCG AAAAATGTGGCATTTCCGGTGGTTCCGCACAGGATATCACTGTTGATTATGACTTGAATTTGAAGCTCAAG ATCCTGGGTATTACTATCGATCCTACCGTCAGTAATAGCGCTAGCTTTGAATGCCCCATCACTGCTAGCGATATAGAA TCGATCATTGGAAGCAGCAGTTGA
- a CDS encoding hypothetical protein (Match to ESTs gb|CF190946.1|CF190946, gb|CF185682.1|CF185682; HMMPfam hit to AFG1_ATPase, AFG1-like ATPase, score: 11.0, E(): 1.4e-13), with amino-acid sequence MIRKNVSRAVGQRLHLPSSNPSLSSGTRTTRTTILLGATQTFPFCLRHHIHCTSLKNATPLISEVKLPHDHASNPPAALPPAPTDLLELYRGLVAAGRLNWDDEQVRCVMKLRQLLDTLRDYSPPLELVAKLNPSAPYIAQQKEQTSWWKGNRNMGEHLGFSKTNGEVEKRLVKVLSGEEELANLKTPKGILLTGPPGSGKSLLLSLFYQLLPISKKRIHYHAFTLALYKEVFSEMNRRKSSDEEEWERKARNKELAGRKGWKSVFAGGRWDEEGKERLVWAKEEGMAFNSTSLVASQCFDEFQLIDASSAALIRDVLSWYWRLGGVIVTCSNRVPEDLYHHGVQKERLAGFLDALKARCEVVQVDGGRDWRREIERGDQIRWFHSKQQLEFERAWSAALETQESGNTCRFTFSQLCEEALGPADYLALVSTFSTFFIDEVPTLYLRHKNEARRLINLIDALYESRCQVFLRSPSTPSTLFFPDALNLSSQEEETLTNERMMSAESLSATIQVPYRPNVSYYNNLSPAQRDREATEEKRKGTSFSVLGIWTGEDEKFAYKRAVSRLIEMTSSPSYAVEEWAPLEPTLRSWEGRPHPPGGASKTYKQLAPSPSYEVEDETNINIDSRVVIERCDSYHHPINNESEERKKLFKKDGDRKPPTPIHEQHIWGVVDQWGEKAGRWGRGVRAFSPDPAASGVSCSCGKERSCGQ; translated from the exons ATGATCAGAAAAAACGTTTCGAGAGCGGTGGGACAACGCTTGCATCTCCCGTCCTCAaacccttctctctcgTCTGGAACGAGAACCACAAGAACAACAATCTTACTGGGGGCAACCCAAACATTTCCTTTTTGTTTACGCCATCATATCCATTGTACATCATTGAAAAACGCGACGCCGCTTATTAGTGAAGTCAAACTCCCCCATGACCACGCGAGCAACCCACCAGCTGCGCTGCCACCAGCTCCGACAGACCTCTTAGAGCTGTACCGTGGTCTTGTGGCTGCGGGCCGCCTGAATTGGGACGATGAACAGGTGCGATGTGTGATGAAA CTGCGGCAACTGCTCGACACTCTTCGTGATTATTCGCCACCGCTCGAACTCGTGGCTAAACTGAACCCCTCGGCTCCATATATCGCTCAGCAAAAGGAGCAGACATCTTGGTGGAAGGGGAATAGGAATATGGGAGAACACTTAGGGTTTAGCAAAACCAATGGCGAGGTCGAGAAAAGGTTGGTCAAGGTGCTCAGTGGCGAAGAGGAGCTCGCCAATCTCAAGACCCCAAAA GGTATCCTCCTCACTGGGCCGCCCGGGTCAGGGAAGTCTTTACTCCTGTCCCTTTTTTATCAACTGCTGCCTATCTCAAAAAAACGTATCCACTATCACGCCTTTACCCTAGCCCTGTACAAGGAAGTCTTTTCAGAGATGAACCGTCGTAAGTCCtccgacgaggaagaatgggaaagaaaagcGAGAAACAAAGAACTGGCTGGAAGAAAGGGCTGGAAATCAGTTTTCGCCGGTGGGCgatgggatgaagaaggcaaagaaaggTTAGTATGggccaaggaagagggcatGGCATTCAACAGTACGTCTCTTGTCGCTTCCCAATG CTTTGACGAATTCCAATTAATCGATGCATCGTCCGCAGCTCTCATTAGAGACGTACTCTCGTGGTATTGGCGACTAGGAGGTGTTATTGTTACTTGTTCAAACAGAGTCCCGGAGGACTTATACCACCATGGTGTGCAAAAGGAGCGCTTAGCAGGCTTTTTGGATGCTCTCAAGGCCAGATGCGAAGTTGTGCAGGTagatggtggaagagactGGCGAAGAGAGATAGAAAGAGGCGACCAAATTCGGTGGTTTCATAGCAAGCAGCAACTTGAGTTTGAAAGGGCTTGGTCAGCTGCGCTCGAGACACAAGAAT CAGGCAACACTTGTCGGTTCACATTCTCCCAGCTTTGTGAAGAG GCCCTAGGCCCGGCAGATTATCTTGCCTTGGTATCCACATTTTCAACCTTTTTCATTGACGAGGTCCCCACTTTATACCTACGTCACAAAAATGAAGCAAGGAGACTGATAAATCTCATCGATGCCCTTT ATGAGTCGCGCTGTCAAGTTTTTTTGCGTTCACCATCAACGCCTTCAACGTTGTTTTTCCCTGATGCTCTTAATCTTTCCTcccaggaggaggagacgTTGACTAatgagaggatgatgtcaGCAGAATCCCTCTCTGCTACCATCCAAGTTCCGTATCGCCCAAACGTTAGCTATTACAATAATCTCTCTCCAGCTCAGCGGGATAGAGAAGCAACTGAAGAAAAGCGAAAAGGAACTTCGTTTAGTGTGCTTGGTATCTGGAcaggtgaagatgagaaattCGCCTAC AAACGAGCTGTGTCGAGGCTTATTGAAATGACTTCGTCACCTTCTTATGCGGTAGAAGAATGGGCCCCGTTGGAGCCAACACTACGCAGCTGGGAGGGCCGACCTCATCCACCTGGTGGCGCATCGAAAACTTACAAACAATTGGCCCCATCACCGTCCTATGAGGTCGAAGATGAGACAAACATAAACATAGATAGTCGTGTCGTCATTGAAAGATGTGACAGCTATCATCATCCGATCAATAACGAAAgcgaggaaaggaagaagctttttaagaaggatggtgatCGGAAACCCCCAACTCCCATCCACGAGCAACACATATGGGGAGTGGTTGACCAATGGGGTGAGAAGGCCGGCCGGTGGGGGCGCGGCGTCAGGGCATTCTCACCGGACCCGGCGGCTTCAGGAGTCTCATGCTCTTgtggaaaggagagaagtTGCGGGCAATGA
- a CDS encoding hypothetical protein (HMMPfam hit to Dus, Dihydrouridine synthase (Dus), score: 134.8, E(): 2e-37), producing MRKLFRSIRLFPRPYLQPSGSVFPISSMKMAPGTTRGASPVIDSEHQSKRPRLKAEDTQIPNPSGIEVQGSSSDCNHSIMSEDDLIEEQMRLPIEYVRSYDNEINYKNKLVLAPMVRTGSLPMRLLSLYYGAGLVWSPEVVDRAIIGAERSVDPATGVITYHKGQGPIFSTHPAEKPFLIFQIGSSNPELAVKAAQTVQQDVAGIDLNCGCPKPFSTHAGMGAALLSTPELLLDILRALLDSIPLPISCKIRLLPTQPSTLYLASRILRTGVRNLTVHCRTRQMRPGERALWERLSSIVELGKRRGISVICNGDGEGWSNWDRIRNETGADSVMLARSAERNPSVFLPSGPLNTVTDIIPKLLALSDYLKNPWGNTKFLLMQFKPSPPPLSSMSKAERKRIADIFSQSKSTQEAAVGLGISLVDGDRLFREIQRKINVDTNRNIWQARAEMKLNNAGDVEGKEAIEEEAIVDGFEVGVGPAQEQKMTACRS from the exons ATGAGGAAATTATTCAGATCAATTCGCCTATTTCCTAGACCATACTTGCAGCCTTCCGGTTCTGTTTTTCCCATATCTTCAATGAAAATGGCGCCTGGAACAACCCGTGGTGCCTCACCAGTCATAGACTCTGAGCATCAGAGCAAACGTCCCAGATTGAAAGCAGAGGACACTCAAATACCGAATCCCTCGGGCATTGAGGTCCAAGGCTCGTCCAGCGACTGTAACCATTCTATCATGTCAGAAGATGATTTGATCGAAGAGCAAATGCGCCTTCCTATAGAATACGTCAGGTCATATGATAATGAAATCAATTATAAGAACAAACTTGTTTTGGCTCCTATGGTCAGAACTGGAAGCT TGCCGATG CGCCTTCTATCGTTGTATTACGGAGCTGGTTTGGTATGGTCACCAGAAGTAGTGGATAGGGCCATCATTGGGGCCGAACGAAGTGTAGACC CTGCAACGGGCGTTATCACTTACCATAAAGGTCAAGGCCCAATTTTCTCTACGCATCCAGCAGAAAAGCCTTTTC TCATTTTTCAAATCGGTTCTTCTAACCCCGAGCTTGCAGTAAAGGCCGCGCAGACTGTGCAGCAGGATGTCGCTGGAAT CGACTTGAACTGTGGGTGCCCCAAACCTTTTTC AACGCATGCGGGAATGGGAGCGGCTCTTTTGTCCACGCCagagcttcttctcgatATACTGCGCGCCCTTCTCGACAGcatccctcttccaatTTCATGTAAAATTCGGCTTCTTCCTACTCAGCCCTCGACTCTTTACCTTGCATCTCGTATCCTTCGTACAGGAGTCCGTAATTTAACTGTCCATTGTCGGACCCGTCAAATGCGGCCTGGGGAGCGTGCTCTTTGGGAGCGACTAAGCAGCATCGTCGAActggggaaaagaagaggtatATCTGTGATTTGTAACGGCGATGGGGAAGGTTGGTCTAATTGGGACAGGATCAGAAATGAAACTG GCGCCGACTCGGTGATGCTCGCGAGGTCCGCTGAACGAAACCCCTCTGtatttcttccttcaggtCCCTTGAACACAGTTACCGACATTATTCCGAAACTGCTCGCTCTTAGTGATTACCTTAAAAACCCTTGGGGAAACACCAAATTTCTCCTCATGCAATTCAAACCATCACCACCTCCTTTATCCAGTATGTCAAAGGCTGAGAGGAAGCGAATTGCAGATATCTTTTCCCAGAGCAAGAGCACTCAAGAGGCCGCTGTCGGACTAGGTATATCTTTAGTCGATGGAGACCGATTGTTCAGAGAGATACAAAGAAAGATCAATGTGGACACCAATCGCAACATTTGGCAGGCGAGAGCTGAAATGAAGCTAAATAATGCAGGCGATGtagaaggaaaggaggcGATAGAGGAGGAAGCAATAGTAGATGGTTTTGAAGTCGGCGTTGGTCCTGCACAAGAACAAAAAATGACAGCATGCCGTAGTTAA
- a CDS encoding hypothetical protein (HMMPfam hit to ABC_membrane, ABC transporter transmembrane region, score: 47.1, E(): 4.8e-11; HMMPfam hit to ABC_tran, ABC transporter, score: 232.1, E(): 1e-66), with product MSHVLPIASTALIPFTTLTSFTIYLTTHSSSPIKRIIRQQDIALPVHNGEALDGTLDDKDAFDIDDPVVCEDGTPVEPQQFWISMWKRKLAVIGLMIPPLICNVLLLIFSLLAPSNDVENRQRNIILPALLLPSQAVTLLVGFWHLSQNEVSSHWPTTIHNAIDIFTQFIILAFLALLPSSPLPSSPASPEVFGAALPNTYSSSLAFMKALLPVLYLPPLVAILSVRRGPPLYLPFDAIYPSKIVSSVPPDAQSLDPQKANVSPEVQATIPEWLLFGYATDVIRKGYVSESLDVWDLPILPRTLRALYQYKRMKRAYGKTKGRRGRMEGFNLLLTVARVNSGLLWAQTLLAAATAFGYYLPHYLLKLFINFLENDPARAEPAWGWLLCFGLFTSNALIFIASGVTWSICTTYLQGKIRLQLNTMLFKKTLLKKDIAASSGDKGQVGGVQEEAAKDKKKKEENGESNAEDEETVTSKTQIMTLFTVDVDRVTEFVFHRMLVCYCVWPIPIADNLIPVFAVIDAPLEIVVASVFVFKLLGISAMYGLLTAILSLPLNHLASKIVVRAQENLMKTRDQRTALMNEILQGIRMLKFMAWERSFESRVQTIRRNELSWQARNYQIEVAFNCIWALTPVVVTVVSFLHYTLVRGQQLTPSVAFTSVAVFAELRYALNAIPETFIQALQGFVSCRRIEKYLCLDEVAAIEENDGEGDIVLSSATFTWPRDETAFENGLVIDAVSNAATPKTAFTLADLNLRFPKGKLSLICGRLGSGKSLLLAGLLGEADLLTGHVVCPRSAPDAMSKGSANPSEDLWIVPNMVAYVPQQAWLQNASIKENIIFSSPWDAERYQQVIEACSLLNDLDILEDGDETEVGEKGLNLSGGQKARVSLARAIYSRAGVLFLDDVLSAVDAHTAHAIMTNCLQGPIVEGRTILIVSHHTALVSPAAAYIVALENVGSGFSFTTVVIFLTKRCQGDVKFSGTREEFVASNLSDELDEEDAQARPTDSEQKEEKTVEENSIQLTNKSVLNLSGACAESAAPDSETSSLAPEDDKTIVNSKQKTPRKLIEDEKRARGRITWTVWKTYFSALGGPIWWSLFILSLGMAMLVPVAEKGWLGYWTGSSLSSSEGGHTTRYYVMGYSVITIAGVFASNLQYCIIYFGSLQASRRLHNSMLKSVLFSTLRFHDTTSRGRLLNRFGKDIEGLDSSTADNFVRSAAYGLNVVVTFISITYVGGLPFVIAGCVVLIVYYQAGSIYGQTSRDMRRLDSVTRSPLYSLFGETVSGVAVLRAFGARSVGNMALKNMMKLADTNLLAFAWSWTVNRWLSADYRLARFNLLSAVLVGLTAVAVLIAPNVDAAMGGFALAFAGTICHDLLFVVRRFVQLEQSMVAIERLKEFTELQQEAPEYIEPRPAASWPEHGSIKVENLVVKYAPDLPSVLHNISFEVSPRQKIGIVGATGCGKSTLALSFFRFVEAAEGRIEIDGVDISKIGLTDLRSRMTIIPQDPTILSGTLRSTLDVFDEYDDVDIYAALRRVHLIKDENPVTSLDEQNDVENRNKNVFEDLSNPVSEGGDNFSSGEKQLICMARAILKRNKILFMDEATASIDYETDALISKTIREEFSDSTIVTIAHRIHTIIDFDKVLVMDRGNIAEFASPADLLRDHKSRFYSLCKATGRTEFKNLKEMALEAERKRKSV from the exons atGTCCCATGTCCTGCCCATCGCCTCGACCGCCCTCATCCCTTTTACTACCCtcacttccttcaccatctATCTCACCAcccattcctcctcccccatcAAGCGTATTATCCGTCAGCAAGACATTGCTTTGCCAGTCCATAATGGGGAAGCTTTGGACGGCACTTTAGATGACAAGGATGCGTTTGACATTGACGACCCCGTCGTCTGCGAAGACGGAACTCCTGTAGAACCGCAGCAATTTTGGATTTCGATGTGGAAGCGGAAGCTTGCTGTCATTGGCTTGATGATCCCTCCTCTCATATGTaacgtccttcttctcattttcAGTCTACTAGCTCCGTCAAATGATGTTGAGAACCGACAAAGAAATATCATTCTTCCAGCattgcttcttccttcacaaGCTGTTACGTTGCTTGTCGGCTTCTGGCATTTATCTCAAAATGAAGTTTCATCACATTGGCCAACAACAATACATAATGCCATTGATATCTTCACTCAGTTTATCATCCTCGCCTTCTTGGCTCTTCTGCCATCTAGCCCCTTACCGTCGTCGCCTGCATCACCCGAGGTGTTCGGAGCAGCACTTCCCAATACATACAGTTCTTCACTGGCTTTCATGAAAGCTCTTCTACCAGTCTTATACTTGCCTCCCCTGGTAGCGATTCTTTCGGTACGACGAGGTCCTCCCCTTTATCTACCTTTTGACGCCATCTATCCCTCCAAAATCGTCAGTTCAGTCCCTCCTGACGCTCAGTCTCTCGATCCTCAAAAAGCCAATGTCAGTCCGGAAGTGCAAGCAACCATTCCCGAATGGCTTTTATTTGGTTATGCGACCGATGTAATTCGCAAGGGATATGTTTCAGAAAGTTTGGATGTATGGGATTTACCTATTTTACCGAGGACACTCC GGGCTTTATATCAATATAAAAGAATGAAGCGGGCCTACGGGAAGACCAAAGGACGTCGTGGACGAATGGAAGGTTTCAATCTTCTGCTCACTGTCGCCCGGGTTAACTCTGGACTTCTTTGGGCTC AAACGTTGCTTGCAGCGGCGACCGCTTTTGGGTATTATCTTCCTCATTATCTTCTGAAACTGTTCATCAACTTTTTGGAAAACGATCCTGCGCGGGCTGAGCCCGCTTGGGGCTGGCTCCTGTGCTTCGGCCTTTTCACCTCCAATGCCCTCATTTTTATAGCCTCTGGAGTCACATGGTCCATTTGCACAACTTATCTCCAGGGAAAAATCCGGCTTCAACTCAATACTATGTTGTTCAAGAAAActttgttgaagaaggacattGCTGCGAGTAGTGGTGATAAAGGGCAAGTGGGTGGAgtgcaagaagaagcggccaaggataagaagaaaaaggaggaaaatgGAGAGAGTAatgcagaggatgaagagaccGTTACCTCAAAGACGCAAATTATG ACTCTGTTCACCGTCGACGTTGACAGGGTCACTGAATTCGTTTTCCATCGTATGTTGGTCTGTTACTGTGTCTGGCCAATCCCAATTGCTGATAATCTTATCCCAGTCTTCGCTGTTATTGATGCGCCTCTCGAAATTGTCGT CGCGAGTGTCTTTGTCTTCAAGTTGTTGGGCATTTCGGCTATGTATGGTTTGCTTACAGCCATTC tctctcttcctttgaACCATCTCGCATCTAAGATTGTTGTTAGAGCTCAGGAAAACCTCATGAAGACACGAGACCAGAGAACAGCCCTGATGAACGAAATTCTTCAAGGTATCAGGATGCTCAA GTTCATGGCCTGGGAACGATCTTTTGAAAGCCGGGTTCAAACAATCAGACGAAACGAACTTTCTTGGCAAGCAAGAAACTACCAAATCGAAGTAGCGTTCAACTGTATTTGGGCTTTGACGCCAGTGGTGGTCACTGTTGTCTCATTCTTG CACTATACTCTTGTGAGGGGCCAACAGCTTACACCATCTGTTGCCTTTACTTCAGTAGCTGTCTTTGCCGAATTGAG ATATGCGTTGAATGCCAT CCCGGAAACTTTTATACAAGCTTTACAAGGTTTCGTTTCTTGTCGACGCATTGAAAAGTATCTATGTCTTGACGAGGTCGCTGCCATTGAAGAAAACGATGGCGAAGGTGATATTGTGCTTTCCTCCGCAACCTTCACTTGGCCTCGGGATGAAACTGCTTTTGAGAATGGACTCGTCATCGACGCGGTTTCTAATGCGGCTACTCCCAAGACTGCATTCACTCTTGCTGATCTTAATCTTCGATTTCCTAAGGGCAAGCTATCACTGATCTGTGGAAGGCTAG GGTCCGGGaagtctcttcttttggcAGGTCTTCTTGGTGAGGCAGATCTCCTTACTGGACACGTCGTTTGCCCTCGCTCTGCACCCGATGCGATGAGTAAGGGATCGGCAAATCCATCAGAAGATCTCTGGATTGTGCCGAACATGGTCGCCTATGTGCCCCAGCAAGCATGGCTTCAAAATGCGTCGATCAAGGAAAATATTATCTTCTCATCACCTTGGGATGCAGAGAGATACCAGCAGGTAATTGAAGCATGTTCTCTGCTGAATGACCTGGATATTCTTGAAGACGGAGACGAGAC CGAAGTAGGGGAGAAAGGCCTCAACCTCAGTGGTGGTCAAAAAGCACGAG TATCACTCGCCCGAGCCATATACAGTCGGGCAGGTGTACTTTTCCTTGACGACG TACTTAGCGCCGTCGATGCCCATACAGCTCACGCAATTATGACCAACTGTTTACAAGGCCCCATCGTAGAGGGTCGGACAATACTTATCGTGTCTCATCACACAGCTCTTGTTTCCCCAGCCGCCGCCTATATAGTGGCCCTGGAAAATGTAGGTTCCGGTTTTTCCTTCACTACCGTGGTCATTTTTCTGACTAAGCGATGTCAGGGCGACGTCAAATTTTCTGGTACTAGGGAAGAGTTTGTGGCCTCGAATCTGAGTGATGAActggatgaggaagatgccCAAGCAAGGCCCACTGATTCTGAacaaaaggaggagaagacaGTTGAAGAAAACTCTATACAACTCACAAATAAAAGCGTCCTTAATCTTAGCGGTGCATGCGCTGAGAGTGCAGCGCCAGACTCTGAAACTAGCTCTCTTGCTCCTGAGGATGACAAAACCATAGTTAACTCAAAGCAAAAAACTCCCCGGAAGCTCATTGAAGACGAAAAGCGCGCACGAGGCAGGATAACCTGGACAGTTTGGAAAACATACTTCAGT GCTCTCGGTGGGCCTATATGGT GGTCATTGTTTATTTTGTCTCTGGGGATGGCAATGCTTGTTCCGGTAGCGGAGAAGGGATGGCTAGG ATACTGGACTGGGTCAAGtttatcttcttcagagGGTGGTCATACCACCCGTTATTATGTTATGGGGTATTCTGTG ATCACAATCGCAGGGGTATTTGCCTCCAACTTGCAGTACTGCATAATATATTTCGGCTCGCTTCAAGCCAGCAGAAGACTTCATAATT CTATGCTGAAATCAGTTTTGTTTTCAACTCTGCGCTTCCATGACACAACAAGCCGAGGACGGCTACTTAATCGTTTTGGTAAAGATATCGAAGGGCTTGACTCCAGTACAGCAGACAATT TTGTGCGTAGTGCGGCATACGGCCTCAATGTCGTAGTCACATTCATTTCCATCACTTATGTGGGCGGTCTCCCTTTTGTCATTGCTGGATG TGTTGTATTGATTGTCTACTATCAAGCCGGGTCAATTTACGGGCAAACTTCACGGGATATGCGGCGCTTAGACTCCGTGACCCGATCGCCTTTGTACTCGCTATTTGGAGAGACTGTCTCTGGTGTTGCTGTTCTTCGTGCATTCGGTGCTA GATCTGTAGGTAACATGGCTTTGAAAAATATGATGAAACTCGCGGACACGaatcttcttgcttttgccTGGTCTTG GACTGTTAATCGCTGGTTGTCGG CTGACTACAGGCTAGCGCGTTTCAATCTTCTAAGCGCGGTTTTGGTTGGTTTGACTGCAGTTGCCGTCCTTATCGCTCCAAATGTTGATGCGGCCATGGGCGGCTTTGCTCTGGCATTTGCGGGGACTATATGTCATGATTTGCTTTTTGTTGTTAGGCGTTTCGTCCAGCTGGAGCAAAGTATGGTGGCGATTGAACGCTTGAAGGA GTTTACCGAGCTTCAACAAGAAGCGCCGGAATATATAGAACCTAGGCCTGCCGCTTCCTGGCCTGAACATGGATCTATTAAAGTCGAAAACCTCGTCGTTAAGTACGCT CCTGACCTTCCTAGCGTCCTCCATAATATTTCTTTTGAAGTGTCTCCTCGACAGAAGATTGGCATTGTTGGTGCTACCGGTTGTGGCAAGTCCACATTGGCTCTGAGCTTCTTCCGTTTTGTTGAGGCGGCGGAAGGTCGCATTGAGATTGATGGGGTAGACATATCAAAAATTGGATTGACTGATTTGCGAAGTCGAATGACCATTATACCTCAAGACCCAACAATTCTGTCGGGGACACTACGCTCAACTCTCGATGTCTTTGACGAATATGACGATGTCGACATATACGCCGCACTCAGGAGAGTGCATTTGATCAAGGATGAAAACCCAGTGACTTCTCTGGATGAGCAAAATGACGTGGAAAACAGGAATAAAAATGTATTTGAGGACCTCTCGAATCCAGTCAG CGAAGGAGGGGACAACTTCTCAAGCGGTGAAAAGCAGCTCATTTG CATGGCTCGCGCAATACTCAAAAGAAACAAAATATTATTCATGGACGAAGCGACTGCATCGATCGATT ATGAAACAGATGCATTAA TCTCTAAGACAATCAGAGAAGAGTTTTCGGATTCGACCATCGTGACAATCGCTCATCGCATTCATACCATA ATCGATTTTGACAAAGTATTAG TCATGGATCGAGGTAACATTGCTGAATTCGCCAGCCCAGCGGATCTTTTACGGGACCACAAGTCTAGGTTTTATAGT CTGTGCAAGGCTACTGGCCGGACAGAGTTCAAGAACCTCAAAGAGATGGCTTTGGAAGCGGAGCGTAAACGGAAATCGGTTTGA